The Glutamicibacter mishrai DNA window GGGCCAAGGCGTACATGCCGAGAATATGCAGCGAGATGGTGATGCCGACCAGGGACACCGAACCGCCGTGATGGGTGACGTGGATCGGAGTCATGGTCATGATGGCCACCATGACCACCTGCGCGCTGAGTATCGCCACCACCGCGTAGCGCGCCCGGAGATTATTGCGCAGTTCCGAGGCAAAGCGCTTGAGGCTGCCGCGCTGTCGCACCGGCAGAGCCGCACCGGCCGACCGGTCGTTCTCCCGGATCAGCAATAGCGGATCAGGGCGCATCAGCAAGAAGACCAGCAAGCCTGCCAGCAGCATAGCGATACCGGCAATGAGGAATGCCCCGGCGTAGACATGCAGCCCGGTCGCGTTGCTGATCGCCTGGCCAGGAACCCCGAGGTTCGGGCCGAGCACCGTGCCGATGGTTCCCACCCAAACGATCAGTGCCAGGCTGCGACCCTTGTGGTCGTCGGCAGCCAGGTCGGTGGCGGCGAATCGGGACTGCAGGCTGATGGCTGATCCCGAGCCGATCAGCAGCAAGCCGGCGAAGAGCAGGATCACCATCTGGAATTGGGCGGCGGGAACCAATAGCAGCGCACCGAGCGCTGCCAGCCACCAGCCGCCTGACAGGGCAAAACGGCGTCCGAAGCGCGCAGCCAGGTTGCCCAGGGGCAATCCGAGCAGAGCCGCGCCGAGGGTGCTGGCGGTGCGGGCTAGGCCTGCCCAGGCTTCACTCGAGGTGACTTCCTCGGCCAGCAGGATGCCGATCGACGGGGCCACGCCCACGCCGATGGTTCCGAAGATCTGGGAGATGGCAAGGACCCACAGTGTTCTTTTCTGAATCGTTGTGCGAGTCAGCTCGATCATGTCTCCCGCCCTTCCCTGCATCCTCTAGGCAACCGACGTTTTTGCTGCCGTCACCAGAGTACGCGAGCGCAGTGGGCCAACGACCCTGCTACTGGGCGAACTGGGTTTCATAGAGCTGGGTGTAGCGTCCGCCAAGGGCAAGAAGTTCTGCGTGCGTTCCGCGTTCAATGATCTGGCCGGCTTCCACTACGAGAATTTGGTCAGCCGAGCGGATAGTGGAGAGCCGGCGGGCAATGATCAGCGCGGTGCGGTTTTCCAGGGCCTCAGCCAAGGCGGCCTGCACGGCAGCTTCGTTGGCTGAATCCAAGGCGGCGGTCGCCTCATCAAGAATAACCACCTGCGGGGCGGCCAGCAGCAGTCGAGCGATGGTCATGCGCTGGCGTTCGCCACCGGAAAGGCGGTAGCCGCGCTCACCCACCACGGTTTCCAGTCCATCGGGCAGCGCCTGGATGACCGGCTTGAGCCGGGCGCGTTCCAGCGCTTCCCAGATTTGCTCGTCCGTGGCTTCAGGGCGGGCCAAGGTCAGGTTGGAACGGATGGTTTCGTGGAAGAGGTGGCCGTCCTGGGTAACCATCGAAACTGTGGTGCGCAGTGAATCCAGTTTGAGCTGACGGATATCCTGCCCCGCTAGCTGGACGCTTCCCGAGTCCACATCGTAAAGCCGGGCCAGCAGTGAAGCTACCGTGGACTTGCCGGCGCCCGAGGATCCTACGAGGGCAAAAGTCTGCCCTGCCGGGATTTCGAAATTGATATCGTGCAGGACCTGCTCGCCCCCACGGGTATCAAGAATCGCCACCTCCTCCAGCGAGGCCAGCGAGACCTTGTCCGCGCTCGGATAGGAGAAATTCACGTGATCGAATTTCACTGGAACCGCGGCGCCCGCTTCAAGACGGCGGGCATCTGGGGCATCGGAAATCAGCGGTTCCAAGTCCAAGACCTCGAAGACGCGGTCAAAGCTGACCAGAGCGCTGGTGATTTCCACGCGGGCGTTGGCCAGTGCGGTCAATGGAGTGTAGAGCCTGGTCAGCAGCATGCCGAGGGTGACAACATCGCCGGCGGCCAGTTCGCCGCGCACCGCGTACATGCCGCCCAAGCCATAGACCAAGGCGAGCGCCAAGGCGGCCACCAGGGTCAGCGCGGTCACGAAGTAGAACTGGCGCATGGTCATCTTCACGCCGATGTCGCGGACCCTGCCAGCATGCATGGCGAAGACCTTGGACTCGTCCTTGGGGCTGCCGAAGAGCTTGATCAGCGTGGCGCCCGGCGCCGAGAAGCGTTCGGTCATCTGGTTGCCCATGCTGGCGTTCAGTTCGGCGGATTCGCGGCGCAGCAAGGCGACGGATTTGCCAAAGTGGCGGGCCGGCAGAAGGAAGATCGGCAAGAGCACCAGGGCAATGAGGGTGACCTGCCATGAAGTGGTGAACATGACGGCGGCGGTGAGGATCAACGCGACGGTATTGGATACCAGGCCAGAGAGCGTCCCCGCGAATGCCGACTGGGCACCGATGACGTCATTGTTCAGCCGGCTGACCAACGCACCGGTTCGAGTACGGGCGAAGAACGCGACAGGCATTTTCTGCACGTGGTCGAAGACCGCGGTACGCAGGTCGTAGATGATGCCTTCGCCCAGTCGCGAGGAGAACCAGCGGACGATGACGGAAGTAATGGCATCCAAAACAGCGATGACCGCCATGATGATCGCCAGATTGGCAATGGTGCGCACGCCCGACTGTGCGACGATTTCGTCAACCACCCGGCCCGCGAGCACCGGGGTCACTACTGCGAGGACAGCTGCGATCACCGAGAAGAGGACGAAGACCATGAGCCGGGTCTTATACCCAGCGGCGAATTTCAGAACCCGTTTAGGCGTGGTCGAGGCATAGGCCTTCCCCTTGTCGCCAGATAGCTTCCATAGCGAATGCCAGGCGGCACTTTCCATGCTCATGAATTTTTGCTCGCAATCCTGCTCGGGGATTCGGTGGGTTCCACCTTGCTTAGTTTCCCAGCATCTCTCCTGCTACTTCTAGCTAGGGTCAGCTTATTTGGATCCACAAGGGGCATTGGGCTGGCCCGAAAATGACGAAGCCCAGCGCCAAGATGACAATGCACGGAAATGCCGCCTTTGGTCATCAGCGCGGACGACGGGTTCCTAGAAAGCTGTCACGTTTCACTTACGCAGGCGCTCAGGTTTCCACTGATCACCAATGTTTTTCCGTATTTCCATCTGAACAATCGCGACCTAGGTTGGCCCGGCTTCCTTTACACCGTTGAAACATAAAAATACTTGTGAGGGGCGCTTTTCATTCCACAATCCAGAATGAATTTATTCCGAATCGCGGAAGTTGAGTTTTCTATTGCGGAAGGAAGTGCGCTGGCTTACAGTTGACACCAACCAAGCCACAGGCACATATCTCGGAGCGAGAATTCCTCAGGAGCAGCCATGAAAATCAATTCCGCAGACAACTTAGACGTCGCCGAATTACCGCGCAAGAAACCCTTCTACACCTCCTTGTTCTTTCAACTTGGAGTAGCCATCGTCGCCGGAGTCCTGATCGGACATTTCCTGCCGAACATCGGCTCCCAGCTTCGCCCGCTGGGCGATGGATTCATCATGTTGATCAAGATGATCATCGCCCCACTCATCTTCCTCGTGATCGTGACAGGGATTTCCGCGGTAGGAGACGTCAAGGCTGTCGGTCGCCTGGGCGTCAAAGCACTGCTCTACTTCACCTGCGCGACGCTCTTCGCACTGGTCTTCGGCCTCATGATCGGAAACCTCGTTCAGCCGGGCGCAGGATTGAACATCGATCCATCCACCTTGGACGGCACTGCGGTGCAAGAAAAGACCGGCGAGGCAAAGAGCGCATCAGAATTCATTCTTGGCATCATCCCAGTCAGCGTCTTCGGAGCATTCGCCGACAACAACCTCCTGCAGGTACTGTTCTTCTCCGTTTTCTTCGGTGCAGCAATCGTCGTCGTCGGAAAAGATCGCTGCGCGCCATTGATCGGTATTTTCGACAATGTCCTGGAATTGATCTTCAAGATCATGAGTTGGGTCATGCGCGTCGCCCCATTGGGCGCTTTCGGAGCCATGGGCTTCATCATCGGCCAGTACGGAATTGAAACGCTCGGAACCTACGCGAAACTGATCTTGGCCTGCTACGCCGCGGCGTTGTTGTTCATAGGCATTCTGTTCATCGTTGCGTGGGCATTCGCTCGGGTGCCGCTGTGGCAGTTCATCAAATACACTCGCGAAGAATTCCTGCTGGCCTTGGGCACCGCATCCACGGAATCAGTGATGCCCCGCATCATGACAAAGCTGAATAATGCAGGCTGCTCCCGAGCAACAACAGGTTTGGTCGTTCCTACCGGCTACTCGTTTAATCTCGACGGCGCCGCCATCTATCTGTCCATCTCCCTGCTTTTCCTTGCCCAAGCGTTCGGACATGATTTGAGCTTTGGACAGCAATTGGCAGCGCTCGGCGTCCTGCTGCTGACATCCAAGGGAATGGCCGGCGTGCCCGGCTCATCATTCCTTGCACTCTCCGCCACCGCAGCCGCACTAGGCATCTTCCCCGTAGCAGGCGTTGCCCTGCTGCTCGGCGCGGATCGCATCATGGATTCCATGCGCGTTGCAGTGAACCTGCTGGGCAATTGCGTGGCAACCTTCGTGGTGGCCAAGTGGGAAGGACAGTTTGACCGCGAAACGATGAAGCGCGCTTTCGCCGGAGAGAACACCCTTGAGGAAGAAACATCGTTGCCCGTCGAAACTGGCGAAGACGAGCCCGCCAAGGCTACCTGTTCACACTGCGGAACAAAGGCTTCGCATTCAGCCGGCTCAATACTCGGCTCCCCTGCAGCCGCCCCGCAACACTAACGCTTCAGGAATACCGCCCACGTTAAGCATTGGCCAGGCCTGCCGGGTTTCCGGCAGGCCTGGCCAATGCCGTTCAGACCAACCGCAATTTCTAGCGAGTGCTTCGGGACTCCGGTCGCCACTTGTCGTCAATCATGGCTGCAAAGTCGAAAGCTTCATCGAGGATTTCTCTCAGGGATTCGTTGCGCGAGTCCACCCACCGCACCAGAGCGTGGTCATAAAGGGTTAGGGCCAACAGCGCCGAGGTGTCCGCCAATCGATGATTGGCACAGAACGGATGCAACGCCCGGGCAAGCTCGGCTTGCTGTTCGCGACGTGACTCTTGCCAGCGCGCTCGCAGCGCTGGGGTGCTCCACACCAGTTGAACCCGCGAGCGCATCGCCTCGGGATCCTCCTCAGCGGCAACAACCGTCGGTTCAAAGCTCCGGCGCAGAAGTTCGAGCAAGCTTTCGCTGGGATTCGATGCCATGGATTCGAGCATCTGGGAGAAATGCATATTCATGGATCGCAGTGCGGTCACCACGGCGTCTTCTTTTGAGGAGAAGTATCTGAAGAAGGTCGCGCGCGAAATTCCTACAGCTTGCGCTGCTTGCTGAGCAGTGACGTTCTCCAAACCGCGCTCAGCAAAAACGGTATACACCTGCTGAGCCAACTCGGTTTTCATCTTCTCGCGCACCCGATCGCGCACCACGCTGCCCATGGCAAAAATTTTACTCTGAGATCACTCTCCTTTAATGAGACCCCGTCTCTTTTACCATATCAGCACTGGAATACAGTAGGCGTGTCGGATCTTTTCCGATTCACGATACTCAATAATTCCCCAATGATGGTGCCCGCATCTTGCCACTTCGGTAGGCTCAAGAGTGGCATTGAATTCCAGTTGAAGGACGGGCATGGAACAGCAGAGAAGCATCAACAGCATCGAACTCGGGCAAGGCCTGAAGGTCACCGGCCAAGGCTTTGGATGCATGTCTCTGAGCAGCGCTTACGGTGCCGCCGAGGACGCGGAATCCTTGCGGACCGTGAACCACGTGATTGATTCCGGAGTCACTTTCCTGGACACCGCGAACATCTACGGCGCGGGGCACAACGAAACCCTGCTCTCCCAAGTCCTCAAGAAGCGCCGCGACGAGGTCACCCTGGCCACCAAGGCCGGAATTGTTCGACCCAAGAACCCGGGCGACCCGCGAGCAAATGGCGACCCCGCCTTCATCAAGAAATGCTTTGACGAGAGCCTCCAGCGCCTCGGAGTGGACTACATTGACCTCTACTACTACCACCGGGTTGATAGCCGGGTCCCGATTGAAGATACAGTCGGCGCCTACAAGGAATTGGTCGAGGCCGGCAAGGTGGGCCATATCGGATTGTCCGAAGTGACCGCCAACGAGCTTCGCCGAGCGCATGCGGTTCACCCTATTTCAGCGATTCAAATGGAGTACTCGATTTTCAGCCGGGACATCGAGCGCTGGCTGCTCCCCACGGCCAGCGAGCTAGGCGTGGGCCTGGTCAGCTACGCATCCTTGGGTCGCGGCTACTTCACGGGCGAAGTGGATTCGCTCGATCAGCTGGATGCGAACGACGTTCGTCGGAACTTCCCGCGTTTCGAGGACTCCAGGATGCAGCATAACCAGCCATTGCGAACGATCATCGAAGAAACCGCGCAACGTGAAGGAATCACCACCGCGCAGCTCTCATTGGCGTGGGTTTATGAGCAGGCTCGGATCCAGAATGTGCAGGTATCGCCTATTCCGGGAACTCGCTTCGCCCACCACTTTGACGAGAACCTTGGGGCTTTGGATATCCGCCTCTCCGAGGAATCAATGACGACGCTGAACGCGCTGGCAGAACGCGTGGACGGCGAGCGCCAAGCCGACATCATGTCCGTGTCCAAGGGACGCGAAGAAGTACAGATGGCGGAAGAAGGCAGCGCCTCATGAAAATTGCACTGGCCCAGGTACTGAGCACCTCGGATCCACACCGCAACCTCGTGGCCATTCGTGATCACGCGAAGCAAGCCAAGGAAGCCGGAGCGTCTTTGGTGATCTTCCCCGAAGCGATGCAGGTGGCTTTTGGCAATGATCTAGCCAAGGCCGCTGTTGCTCTCGATGGTCCTTGGCCTGCACTGGTTCGCCAGCAAGCGCGCGACATTGGCATCACCATCGTCGCCGGGATGTTCACTCCCGGCGAGGGCGGGCGGGTTCGCAATACCCTGCTGATCGCGGGTCCCGAGGCAGATACCCACTACGACAAGATCCACCTGTACGACGCCTTCGGCTACGCTGAATCCGACTCGGTGACCCCGGGAAATTCGCCAGTGCAGTTTTCGCATGAGGGACAGATCCTTGGTGTGGCCACCTGCTACGACCTCCGATTCCCGCAGCTGTTCATCCGCCATGCCAATTCCGGTGCCGCAGTGAACATCGTCTGCGCCTCGTGGGGCGCCGGTGAAGGAAAAGTTGAACAGTGGACCACTCTGGCCAAGGCCCGCGCCTTGGATTCGACCACTTTTGTGGCGGCAGTGGGCCAAGCTGATCCGGAAAGCGTTGGGCGGAAGGTATCCGGCACGGCGCCGCTAGGCGTGGGTCATTCACTCGTCGTGGACCCGCTGGGTCGGGTCATTGCCCAAGCCGGTGCCGAACCAGAATTGCTCGTGGTGGATCTGGATCTGGCCGTGGTTGAAAAAGCCCGGCAACAGTTGCCGGTGCTGGCCAATACCGTGGAACTCTAGCGGGTCAGCCAGTACAGGATGTCACTGCACACAGGGTCGCCAGTGTCATCGTCGTTGAATCACACCTCAAGCACGGTCACTAGTTGCTGTTCGGGTTGGCGCTCCACTTGCATGCTGGGGCATCGAAGAAACCAGTCTTTTATCGCGTCCAACTGCCCAAAACCAGCAGTGCAGCGCGCGTAATATCCTCGCCGAGCCGCAAGGTACCTCCCGGCATGCATCCAATAAGCCACCCGTTTATTGCCCGATGTCCTCCAGGGCTTGTGTTGGCATCACTGACCTGTCCCGGCGTCGGGGCCTCAGCTCGCTGGCAAGCGATCCGGCCACGATGAGCAGCGCGCCGACAATGGCCACAGGTGGCAGCCGGTCCCCGGCGATACGCCCGATGATCGCGGCCCATACTGGTTCCCCGGCATAGATAATTGTGGCCCTCGTCGGCGAGACCGACTTTTGCGCCCAGTTCATCGCAAGCTGGATCATGCAGCTGGCCACGCCGAGGGCAACTGAAGCAATGACCCACACCCACGAGAACTCGGGCACTTGCTCACCGACAATCGGAACGGTCAAGAACCCGAGAAACCCAGCCACCAGCAACTGAACCACGGTGACGCGCCCAAGATGCACCTTGCCGGCGAACCAGCCAATAAGAATGATCTCCAGGGCTATGGGCAACGTGCTGATAATCGTGACGATCTCGCCCGTGCCGAAGGTGAGCCCGACACTGCCGGGGTCGGCTAGGAGAACAAGCCCGATAAAGGCCAGCGACACGCCAATCCAGGTGAGCAGTCCTGGCTTCTGACGGAAGACAACCCATTGCAGCAACGGCACCAGCGGAACATAGAGCGCAGAGATAAAAGCAGAGGTGCTGCTGTTAAGCGTCTGCAAGCCGGCGGTTTGCAGACCGTAGCCGAAGAAGATCATGACTCCGATGGCCGCACCGGCACCTATCTCCTTCAGAGTCAGGCCCTTGAGTACTCGCGCAAATAACAGGGCACTAATAAGGCCGGCAGTAATAAACCGCATTCCGACGAAGAACCATGGACCACTGTGCTGCACAGCAATGTGGATGATCAGAAAGGTTGCGCCCCAGATGACTGTGGCAAGGACCAAGACCACTTCTTGGCGGGAGAACGCGCGCCACCGAAACCTATTGTGCAACATAATGCACAATCTTATGGTGAATAATAGTGCACATGCAAACGAGCGACAGCGCAGATGTCCTGACCCACGTCAGCAGAAATGTTCGCCGGCTACGCCTAGCCACGGGCCTGAGCCAGGCGGCACTGGCCGACCAATCAGGAGTAAGCCGACGCACGGTCATCAAGCTGGAAGCCGGCGAAGCGAACATCAGTCTCACAGGACTCGACCGGCTCGCAGAATCCCTGGGCGTGACATTCGTCGATTTGGTCGCTGAGCCCACGGCTCCGCGCTCTTCGATCAACGAAGCCGTATGGAGAGGGCAGCATCCTCACAGCGTGGGAACGCTGATGGCCTCAGTTCCAGCCAATAAAGAAGCGCAGCTTTTGAGCTGGTCGCTTGAACCGGAAGAACGCTACGTCGGCGAACCTGATCCTGCGGGCTGGTCCGAAATGATTCTTGTTGTCGAAGGCGAGCTCCGTATTAAGACCACAGAAGAAACGGTGCTGCGCACCGCTGGCGAGCATTACGCATTCGCCACGAATCAAGACTTCTCCTACATCAATGAAAGCCAGCATCTGACGCGTTTTGCCCGGATCGTCGTGAGCTGATTTATCCAAACAGCCACCAACACTGCTGAGCTCTTTCGCAAACAGACACAGGCCACTAGGGTGATTATCAGCCACCCGAACACCTGCCGATGGAGCTTCCGTGTCCTTAGCCTTGCCCAAGCCAACTGCGCCGCATCCATCCATGGCTCCGGCGTTGAATTGGGGAATACTGGGGCCGGGCTGGATTGCGGGGCAATTCGCGACCTCGCTGAATTCCCTGACCGCCAGTCGTCTCGCCGCGGTCGGTTCGCGCAGCCAAGAACGCTCTGCGCAGTTCGCCCAGACCCATGGCGATAGCGACACCCGGGCTTACGATTCCTATGACCAGGTGCTCGGCGACCCGTCAGTGGACGTGGTCTATATCGCCGTCCCGCACAGCGGCCATGCAGAATTAGCCATCAAGGCCATCAACGCCGGCAAACATGTCCTGGTGGAAAAGCCGATGACCCTGAACGCGGATCAGACTCAGCAGGTAATCACTGCTGCCAGAACGGCCGGCGTCTTTGCCATGGAAGCCATGTGGTCACGCCTCTTGCCCGTCGGCAACGTGATCGCCCAGGTCCTCGAATCACGGCTGCTCGGCGAAATCCTCTCCATCAACGCGGACTTCGGAGCCAAATTCCCTGTAGATCCTACCTCCCGGATTTATGATCCTGCCCTGGGCGGTGGCGCGCTGCTCGATGTCGGGATCTACCCTGTCGCCTTCAGCGCCATGATCTCCCCTGCCAAACAGCTGCTGCACGCATCAGGCCGGATGACCCAGACAGGAGTCGACGCATCATTCACGGCAGTGCTTGCCAACAACGACGGATCCACCTCCAGCATTTTCAGCAGCATCGAAACCGATTCGCCGCAGGCCGCCTGGATTGCCGGAACCGAAGCGACCTTGGAAGTTGAGCGCCCCATTTTTGCCGGCTCACGGCTCGTGCTGCGCAACGGGGATGGCAGCATCGCCGACAGCCAAGACTTCACCGAGCACTCCGCTGCCACTGGTTTAGGCTGGGAAGCCGCGCACGTCGCCCGATGCATCAGCGAAGAAGTGCTCGAGTCGCCCATCATGCCACTGGATGAATCATTGGCGATCGCACACACCATGGACCAGATCGCGGCCCGACTGCGCAAAGGCTAGTGAATCGGCACCGCTGTATGCGGGGCTCCGTGCTTCGCCACGTCATCCATCAGGATCTGCGGCCAGGCATTCACCTCATCGCGGGTGCTGGCTACCTGCAGCCTCGCTTGGGGCAACCCGTACAGCAACGCCTGCGCTGTAGTCACCGGGTGGGAAGGGTCCTCGGTCCACGCGAAGATATGCGTGGGGACATTGACGCGTGCCAGATCCGCAAGCTGCGGCAGATCGCTGGCAGCCGCGCCTCGGAAAATGGTCGGCAGAAGCTGAGGAGAATTATCCGGCAGGGTCACCGGGTTCCCGACGGTTGCTGGAGGGACCGGCTGATTGATATCGGCTTGGACAAAGGCATCCCAGCCCTCGGTTTCCAGCACCCTGGCATGGTTCAGGTACGCTTGCGACTTCGCCTTGCGGGACTCCCAGGCAGTTGGCGGAAGCAGCAGGGTCAGTCCGCAAAAGCGCTCTGGTTCCTTGATCGCGGCGTAGAGCAAGGTGGCGCAACCCATGGATGGTCCCACGCCATAGACCTTTTCGCCCGGGAAGTACTCGTGCAGCAGGGCCAGCAGATCATCCGCCAAATTCTGCCATTCGTAGTCTTCAACGACGGTGCGTCCGGTGGATTCGCCGTGCCCGCGGGCATCGTAGCGCAGCAGCCGCGTGCCACTCAGTCCCCGGCCCAAATCCATGTTCAGCACGCGGTCCCGCGCCCGGCTGGAGGTCAAGCCATGAAGCTGGACTACCGGATGTCCGCCTTCATCGCTGAGTTCCACTTCAAGTTCAGCGCCTTGAACACTAAATTTCGCCATAATCCAAGTCCGCTTCTGTCATAGTCAATCTTGGGTAATAGGATAACGCCATGAGACTGACGAACGTTGCACAGTTACGGCTGCCCTTTGGAAAGTTGCACGGATATGACGTCGCTGTTCAGCGCACCGGAGTTGAACTGCCCATTTCCTTCGACCAGCGACGCCACGTCTCCCTGGGCCAACGCCCCGGATCCTGGATGGCCATCAGCTTCAGATTGCCCGCCAAGGTTCAGCTCGATGTCCTAGCCAGCGCATGGCTGGAAGTCATCAACCGCCACGGAACCCTGTGTTCCGCCTTCAGCCAGGATGAGCACGGCGAGCTGCGCCTTGAAGAGATCGCCGTGGCACCAGGGGCCTGGGTCCAGCACCCCGTAGCCAGCGGACAGTCCATGAACGACGCGCTGCGCGATGTTTTTGATAAGGCTTGCTCCCCCTTCAACGCCCCATCCCACCGGTTGTGTCTGCTTGAGACCGCCTTGGAATCAACCGTGGTTATCGCTTCGGACCATTCGCACGTGGACATGTGGTCCATGCTGGTCGTCGTGCGGGACCTGCTGCGATCACTGGGACTATCCGATGATGATGTCGTCCCGCAGCCACTGACCGCCGCCAGTTTCACCGAGCACACCCGGGCCTTGGCGGAACGGGAGCGCGCCCCGCGCGAGGTGCACCAGCGATGGGCTGAAGTACTCGACGCCAGCGGCTCGGTCATGCCCCGCTTCCCGCTGCCGCTGGGTGAACCGGTGCCCCACGCCGAACGAGTCGAAGTACGAGATGTCCTGGACGTTGATGACAGCGCCGCCTTCGCAGCCCAAGCCAAAGAGGATTCGGTGTCCACACTGACTGCCGTCATCTCCGCGATGACCTCAGTGACTTTGGACCTGGCACAAGCCCCGCTGCGTGCTGTCTTCCCGGTGCACAGCCGCTATGACCACCAGTGGGATGACTCGGTCGGCTGGTTCATCACCAACTCCGTCATCGAATCCGCAGATCCGGCTCCCACGGCCTGCGCGGCAGCGGTCAAGGAAGCGGTGCGGCTCGGTTCGTGGCCGCTGGAAGAAATCCTCGATCCCTGGGGCGGAATGCCCGAAGCGCCGGGCATGTTCGCCATTTCCTGGCTTGATCTACGCAGGCTTCCGGTCCGCGTGGATTCCATCGGGCTCGAAGCCCAATATATTGGCGCGACCATCCGCACCGACGGGGTCATGCTGTGGTTCATCCTCGACGATGCCGGGCTGCACCTGCGCTGCCGCTACCCCGATACCCCTGAGGGCCGTGAACATGTGGGAGGCTGGCTGGATGCGCTGATCCTCAAGCTCCGCGCCCAGGCCCGCGCTTCGGTAGGCGGGCTGCTCCGGCTCGGCGAGCGTCGATACCGGGTGCAGCGTGCCGAACGCTCCGACGTACCAGCCATTGTCGCACTCTTGTCCGATGACGAGCTGGGGGCATCGCGCGAAGGCGACGAGTTGGTGGCCTACGAGCGGGCCTTCGACAAGCTCAGCCGCGACTGGTCCAACTATCTTGCGGTGGTGCGCGACGAGGAAGATGCCGTCGTCGGAACCATGCAGCTGTCGATCATTCCCGGGCTGTCCCGCAAGGGCACCACGCGCTTGCAGATCGAGGGAGTGCGGGTGGCCGCCAGCGAAAGGTCCCATGGTGTTGGCCGGGCGATGCTCGAATGGGCGCACGCGCATGGCCGGGCCCGCGGCGCCCGGCTGGCCCAGCTCACGACCGACACCTCCAGGCTCAGGGCCCACGAGTTCTATGCGCGGCTGGGCTACGAGAAGAGCCACGTCGGGCTCAAGCTGCAGCTCTAGGCCCGGCCCGCGCCCTCGTCGGCAGCCACGGTGAAGATATTCGGCTGCACATAGCCGGCCTGCTCGAAGGCCTCCAGCACCGCTTGGCTGACCGGCTCCACCTGTTCGCGATGGATCAACGCGATGGCGCTGCCGCCAAAGCCGCCACCGGTCATCCTCGCGCCAATCGCCCCGGCAGCCAGCGCCGCTTCCACCGCGGCGTCGAGTTCTTCGCTGGAGATCTCGTAGTCATCGCGCATTGAGACGTGGGACTGGTACAAGAGCTCGCCGACCGCGTCGAGATCTCCCTCGCCAAGGACCTTCACGGTCTGCAGTACGCGCTGGTTCTCGGTGACAATATGCTTTGCCCGGCGCTTGATGACCGGATCGTCGATGGCTTCAAGGGCATCAACGCTGGCCACATCGCGCAGTGCGTCGACCCCCAGGACTTCGCAGGCCTGCTCGCAGCTGCGCCGGCGCGCGGCGTAGCCGCCATCCACATGCGAATGCTCCACCCGGGTGTCAATCACCAGCACCACAGCATCATGTTCGGCCAGCGGCAGGGGCACGGTCGCCGCTTCCATGGAACGGCAATCCAAGAACAGCGCATGCTGCGCTTGGGACATCAACGAGGCGCTCTGGTCCATGATTCCGGTCGGAGCACCGACAAACTCGTTCTCCGCCCGCTGGGTCAGCTGCGCCATCCGGGTGTGCGAAAGCCCGAGGTCATAGAGGTC harbors:
- a CDS encoding Gfo/Idh/MocA family protein translates to MSLALPKPTAPHPSMAPALNWGILGPGWIAGQFATSLNSLTASRLAAVGSRSQERSAQFAQTHGDSDTRAYDSYDQVLGDPSVDVVYIAVPHSGHAELAIKAINAGKHVLVEKPMTLNADQTQQVITAARTAGVFAMEAMWSRLLPVGNVIAQVLESRLLGEILSINADFGAKFPVDPTSRIYDPALGGGALLDVGIYPVAFSAMISPAKQLLHASGRMTQTGVDASFTAVLANNDGSTSSIFSSIETDSPQAAWIAGTEATLEVERPIFAGSRLVLRNGDGSIADSQDFTEHSAATGLGWEAAHVARCISEEVLESPIMPLDESLAIAHTMDQIAARLRKG
- a CDS encoding GNAT family N-acetyltransferase, producing the protein MRLTNVAQLRLPFGKLHGYDVAVQRTGVELPISFDQRRHVSLGQRPGSWMAISFRLPAKVQLDVLASAWLEVINRHGTLCSAFSQDEHGELRLEEIAVAPGAWVQHPVASGQSMNDALRDVFDKACSPFNAPSHRLCLLETALESTVVIASDHSHVDMWSMLVVVRDLLRSLGLSDDDVVPQPLTAASFTEHTRALAERERAPREVHQRWAEVLDASGSVMPRFPLPLGEPVPHAERVEVRDVLDVDDSAAFAAQAKEDSVSTLTAVISAMTSVTLDLAQAPLRAVFPVHSRYDHQWDDSVGWFITNSVIESADPAPTACAAAVKEAVRLGSWPLEEILDPWGGMPEAPGMFAISWLDLRRLPVRVDSIGLEAQYIGATIRTDGVMLWFILDDAGLHLRCRYPDTPEGREHVGGWLDALILKLRAQARASVGGLLRLGERRYRVQRAERSDVPAIVALLSDDELGASREGDELVAYERAFDKLSRDWSNYLAVVRDEEDAVVGTMQLSIIPGLSRKGTTRLQIEGVRVAASERSHGVGRAMLEWAHAHGRARGARLAQLTTDTSRLRAHEFYARLGYEKSHVGLKLQL
- a CDS encoding XRE family transcriptional regulator, which encodes MQTSDSADVLTHVSRNVRRLRLATGLSQAALADQSGVSRRTVIKLEAGEANISLTGLDRLAESLGVTFVDLVAEPTAPRSSINEAVWRGQHPHSVGTLMASVPANKEAQLLSWSLEPEERYVGEPDPAGWSEMILVVEGELRIKTTEETVLRTAGEHYAFATNQDFSYINESQHLTRFARIVVS
- a CDS encoding DMT family transporter — translated: MVLVLATVIWGATFLIIHIAVQHSGPWFFVGMRFITAGLISALLFARVLKGLTLKEIGAGAAIGVMIFFGYGLQTAGLQTLNSSTSAFISALYVPLVPLLQWVVFRQKPGLLTWIGVSLAFIGLVLLADPGSVGLTFGTGEIVTIISTLPIALEIILIGWFAGKVHLGRVTVVQLLVAGFLGFLTVPIVGEQVPEFSWVWVIASVALGVASCMIQLAMNWAQKSVSPTRATIIYAGEPVWAAIIGRIAGDRLPPVAIVGALLIVAGSLASELRPRRRDRSVMPTQALEDIGQ
- a CDS encoding alpha/beta fold hydrolase, whose protein sequence is MAKFSVQGAELEVELSDEGGHPVVQLHGLTSSRARDRVLNMDLGRGLSGTRLLRYDARGHGESTGRTVVEDYEWQNLADDLLALLHEYFPGEKVYGVGPSMGCATLLYAAIKEPERFCGLTLLLPPTAWESRKAKSQAYLNHARVLETEGWDAFVQADINQPVPPATVGNPVTLPDNSPQLLPTIFRGAAASDLPQLADLARVNVPTHIFAWTEDPSHPVTTAQALLYGLPQARLQVASTRDEVNAWPQILMDDVAKHGAPHTAVPIH
- a CDS encoding carbon-nitrogen hydrolase family protein encodes the protein MKIALAQVLSTSDPHRNLVAIRDHAKQAKEAGASLVIFPEAMQVAFGNDLAKAAVALDGPWPALVRQQARDIGITIVAGMFTPGEGGRVRNTLLIAGPEADTHYDKIHLYDAFGYAESDSVTPGNSPVQFSHEGQILGVATCYDLRFPQLFIRHANSGAAVNIVCASWGAGEGKVEQWTTLAKARALDSTTFVAAVGQADPESVGRKVSGTAPLGVGHSLVVDPLGRVIAQAGAEPELLVVDLDLAVVEKARQQLPVLANTVEL